A region from the Bacteroidota bacterium genome encodes:
- a CDS encoding RagB/SusD family nutrient uptake outer membrane protein — translation MKRYFIFLSIVTIFAATACDVLDVQPTQSIPAQEAIKDRTGLERALTGSYDALQSAGYYGREYLVVPDLVADNLVWTGTTAGYNQIDNNSILSDNGIVESIWASIYTALNMVNHVIDAIPGLTDLTPDQQRQYNAEAHFLRALHHFNLVRMFGGVPVRTKPVQARESDLNVPRNSVNEVYNQVFADLVVARQANPVGNSSPRASRGAAMALSARAYLTYYSITGNAAHLDSAAFYAGKVINDFGYELEPVFANLFKGTPNKETIFYVDFIAQDRNRLAEYFFTRTLSGRKEFSPSAGLIAAYGNNDTLRLKATLAIASDGPYGLKYSDIANGSDKVPVFRLAEMHLIMAETIALKGGDAAQVRNHINILRNRAGVPPVTTADPAALLLAIENERRLEFAFEGHRWFDLVRTNRVQAIIPGLPDCYKLFPIPLSEIQANEAIQTTDQNPCY, via the coding sequence ATGAAAAGATATTTCATATTCTTAAGCATAGTAACGATTTTTGCTGCCACCGCCTGCGATGTGCTGGATGTGCAGCCTACCCAGAGCATCCCTGCACAGGAGGCCATCAAAGACCGCACCGGCCTTGAACGCGCCCTGACCGGCAGCTACGATGCCCTGCAATCGGCAGGTTATTACGGACGCGAATACCTTGTGGTGCCCGACCTGGTGGCCGACAACCTCGTGTGGACCGGAACCACTGCCGGATACAACCAGATAGACAACAACAGCATCCTGAGCGACAACGGCATCGTCGAAAGCATCTGGGCCAGCATCTACACGGCCCTCAACATGGTTAACCATGTGATTGATGCCATTCCCGGCCTGACCGACCTCACCCCCGATCAGCAGCGGCAATACAATGCCGAAGCACACTTCCTGCGGGCTTTGCATCATTTCAACCTGGTCAGGATGTTTGGCGGAGTACCCGTGCGCACCAAGCCCGTACAGGCCCGCGAAAGCGACCTCAACGTGCCCCGCAACTCAGTGAATGAAGTTTATAATCAGGTGTTTGCCGATCTGGTGGTTGCGCGTCAGGCCAATCCGGTGGGCAACAGTTCGCCCAGGGCCAGCCGTGGCGCTGCCATGGCGCTTTCAGCCAGAGCCTACCTCACTTATTACAGCATCACCGGCAATGCTGCCCACCTCGACTCGGCTGCTTTTTATGCCGGAAAAGTCATCAACGACTTTGGCTATGAGCTTGAGCCTGTATTTGCCAATTTATTTAAAGGCACGCCAAACAAGGAAACCATTTTTTACGTGGACTTTATTGCCCAGGACCGCAACCGCCTGGCCGAATACTTTTTCACCCGCACCCTGAGTGGTAGGAAAGAGTTTTCGCCTTCCGCAGGGCTGATTGCAGCTTACGGAAACAACGACACCCTTCGGCTGAAAGCCACCCTGGCTATTGCATCCGATGGGCCATATGGCCTCAAATACAGCGACATAGCCAATGGAAGCGATAAGGTGCCCGTGTTTCGCCTGGCCGAGATGCACCTGATCATGGCTGAAACCATTGCCCTCAAAGGCGGTGATGCTGCCCAGGTGCGCAATCATATCAACATACTGCGCAATCGCGCAGGTGTGCCTCCCGTAACCACTGCCGATCCTGCCGCGCTGCTGCTGGCCATAGAAAACGAACGCAGGCTCGAGTTTGCCTTCGAAGGACACCGCTGGTTCGACCTGGTGCGTACCAACAGGGTACAGGCCATCATCCCCGGACTGCCCGATTGCTACAAACTTTTCCCCATACCGCTGAGCGAAATTCAGGCCAACGAAGCCATTCAGACCACTGATCAAAACCCATGTTATTGA
- a CDS encoding pyruvate carboxyltransferase gives MQYPGKVTIGDITVRDGFQHEEKFIPTEAKLWLAEELLLCGFRHIELTNLGNPKGMPQFRDADELLKQLRQSKRVAHLLPSSTITAITIREKAIERAIEARRQGHGPDRILLMVSTSESHQKKNSGLSIEEYFAMAEKYVPMAREAGLKVNGTVSTIWGCPIEGPTDMKKAIAFTKRWFDIGATDVEHADHDGSASPDRIYRYFSMLMDEFQNPAKHIVHLHTTRGWGLANVLAALQAGMTNYESTMGGIGGQPANFVDGVPVAGTGEYYYKDSMAVGLVCTEDMVVMMDEMGIDTGLDIDRILRTGKMVERIVGRKLRSESINQGRIPKSMSGRA, from the coding sequence ATGCAATACCCCGGGAAAGTAACCATTGGAGACATTACGGTACGTGATGGCTTTCAGCACGAGGAAAAATTTATTCCCACCGAAGCCAAGCTCTGGCTGGCCGAGGAGCTGCTTTTGTGTGGCTTCAGGCATATCGAGCTCACCAACCTGGGCAATCCCAAGGGCATGCCGCAATTCAGGGATGCCGACGAACTGCTGAAACAGCTCAGGCAGAGCAAACGTGTGGCTCACCTGTTGCCATCGAGCACCATCACAGCCATCACCATACGCGAAAAAGCCATCGAAAGGGCTATAGAAGCCCGAAGGCAGGGCCATGGCCCCGACAGGATATTGCTGATGGTGAGCACCAGCGAATCGCATCAGAAAAAGAATTCGGGGCTGAGCATTGAGGAGTATTTTGCCATGGCTGAAAAATATGTGCCCATGGCCCGCGAAGCAGGTTTGAAAGTGAACGGCACCGTGAGCACCATCTGGGGTTGTCCCATCGAAGGCCCCACCGATATGAAAAAAGCCATCGCATTTACCAAAAGGTGGTTCGACATTGGCGCTACCGATGTGGAGCACGCCGACCACGATGGTTCTGCCTCGCCCGACAGGATTTACCGCTACTTCTCCATGCTCATGGATGAGTTTCAGAACCCCGCGAAACACATCGTGCACCTGCATACCACCCGCGGCTGGGGGCTGGCCAATGTGCTGGCTGCCCTGCAGGCAGGCATGACCAATTATGAAAGCACCATGGGCGGCATTGGCGGACAGCCTGCGAATTTTGTGGATGGCGTGCCTGTAGCCGGAACGGGAGAATATTACTATAAGGACTCCATGGCCGTTGGCCTGGTATGCACCGAAGACATGGTGGTGATGATGGACGAAATGGGCATTGATACCGGACTGGACATCGACCGCATCCTGCGCACCGGCAAAATGGTCGAACGCATTGTAGGCCGCAAGCTGCGCTCCGAAAGCATCAACCAGGGACGCATCCCAAAAAGCATGAGCGGACGGGCTTAG
- a CDS encoding choice-of-anchor J domain-containing protein: MLLNPKTPKAMKYTSISFVILLTVAALMLAVSCKDEGFPVPEASTQADFSFTSTKEEDNTAPFGFRFKVELTNKSLNATSYLWDFGNGETSTEENPTVYYYQSGQYTITLTVGSSKVLHYNRLTKSVTLTAILDAVPLPFSENFDNTDTIPDIFTVLDVDGDGLSWYWGSRQGNGQARSQSYNSATGEALIPDNYLITPKLDLTTIPAGKQIIVRYGVCPTANTPIYRQEHYGVFVSTTGKAAADFTNLIFEETLTTDNTNWVYQYRELDISHFAGQYIYVAFRHYNVTDMDRIVLDDIEIFVRD, encoded by the coding sequence ATGTTATTGAACCCGAAAACGCCTAAAGCCATGAAATATACAAGCATTTCGTTTGTGATTCTGCTGACGGTTGCCGCACTGATGCTGGCCGTGAGCTGCAAAGACGAGGGTTTCCCTGTGCCTGAGGCCTCGACCCAGGCCGATTTTTCCTTTACTTCCACAAAAGAAGAGGACAACACCGCCCCGTTTGGATTCCGATTCAAAGTGGAACTGACCAACAAAAGCCTGAATGCCACCTCTTACCTTTGGGATTTTGGTAATGGCGAAACTTCGACCGAGGAAAATCCAACGGTGTATTATTACCAAAGCGGACAATATACCATCACCCTCACCGTGGGCAGCAGCAAAGTGCTGCACTACAACCGCCTCACCAAATCGGTCACCCTGACGGCCATCCTCGATGCCGTGCCGCTGCCATTTTCCGAGAACTTCGACAACACCGATACCATTCCCGATATCTTCACCGTGCTCGATGTGGATGGCGACGGGCTGAGCTGGTACTGGGGATCGCGTCAGGGCAACGGTCAGGCCAGGTCGCAATCGTACAACTCCGCCACGGGCGAAGCGCTCATCCCTGACAATTACCTCATTACCCCGAAACTGGACCTGACTACCATCCCGGCCGGAAAGCAGATTATTGTCAGATATGGGGTTTGCCCCACCGCCAATACCCCGATTTACCGTCAGGAACATTACGGGGTGTTCGTATCCACCACCGGTAAAGCGGCAGCCGACTTCACCAACCTCATTTTCGAAGAAACCCTGACCACCGATAATACCAATTGGGTTTATCAGTACCGCGAGCTCGATATCTCACATTTTGCAGGTCAGTATATCTATGTGGCTTTCCGACACTACAATGTGACCGACATGGACCGCATCGTGCTCGACGACATCGAGATATTTGTGCGGGATTAG
- a CDS encoding TonB-dependent receptor, whose translation MKKKSPEPPLSNRSRFTIRMLRMKVFVLLTFFSFLQATAGVYSQAGITLNVKDATVNEVVRLIAEQTDYLFLINEKQAHQNQRITLNLSNAPFDQAMREALRNSGLEYRIVENYIVLKPAAEATKATVNNAQQEQRRTIRGTVRARADRQPLPGVNVYIKGTTIGTATDLDGKYELRIPADAKIIVFSIVGMRTEEVTIGQSDLIDVLMVEERLGLEEVIVVGYGTQSRRLVTGSVDVVKEDDIKSIPIRTITGVLQGKASGVYVQQNSGTPGGAMTVRIRGNSSIQAGNQPLYVVDGVPVTAGNYGQVGFSGQGINAITDLNPNDIESITVLKDASAAAIYGARAANGVILITTKRGSLNKTAINVSLSQGVQQLAKKLEMMNAEQWNEYKGLQPNGVDTDWLDEVFRIAPMSNYEISASGGDEKTKFFLSGNVYNQTGILLGTDYSRLSGRMNLDHKVNQKLTIGSNLGLTYSLNNRVEGDQSLNGPLPNAISLLAINRVYNDDGTYNEDGAFANPVAIAKEAINETHSYRTLGNVFADYAITNNLIFSTKWSIDLLNLREHSYDPITTRQGKRSNGIGIFASNNVLNTVSNNTLKYTQTFAERHNLDALLGYSFEKLTVRSAFIRGTDFPNEKFRYLASAATITNASASARDRGLNSWFGRVNYNYQYKYLASFTARYDGSSKFGVNNRYGFFPAASLSWRITQEDFMKQFANINELKLRTSYGLTGNDGIPDFRNLALFGGGYNYNGQPGIAPVQLENPNLKWETTAQFNIGFDISVLDERINLNVDYYNNQTRDLLLSRPVSFTSGFGSITTNIGQLENKGFEFVLGTDNLRGAFEWSSSLNMTFNRNKIKKLYKGTPLDNLGRGSNRFEEGQPAGIFYGYRSLGVDPTTGDIVFDDVNGDGQITAADRVKIGDPNPDFIGGFNNDLRWKNFDLNIFFQFSYGNDIFNGTRIYIESMKGSDNQSTAVLRRWRKPGDITDIPRATEEDPNNNNRISSRFIEDGSYLRLKNLTLGYNFTKDQLKRLKINNMRVYASAYNLLTFTRYSGMDPEVHYSGDDDLRMGTDFFTYPQARHFNFGINVGF comes from the coding sequence ATGAAGAAAAAATCACCTGAACCTCCGCTCTCGAACCGAAGCAGGTTCACTATCCGAATGTTGCGTATGAAAGTTTTTGTACTGCTCACCTTTTTCAGTTTTCTTCAGGCTACAGCCGGGGTCTATTCTCAGGCGGGTATCACCCTTAATGTGAAGGACGCCACAGTGAATGAAGTGGTCAGGCTGATTGCGGAACAAACCGATTACCTGTTTCTTATCAACGAGAAGCAGGCTCATCAAAATCAGCGTATTACGCTAAATCTCAGCAATGCGCCTTTTGATCAGGCCATGCGTGAGGCCTTGCGAAACAGTGGCCTGGAATATCGCATTGTGGAGAATTACATTGTGCTCAAACCGGCAGCAGAGGCAACAAAGGCCACCGTTAACAACGCACAGCAGGAACAGCGGCGCACCATCAGGGGCACGGTGAGGGCCAGGGCCGACAGGCAACCGCTGCCCGGCGTGAATGTGTACATCAAAGGAACTACCATTGGCACTGCCACCGACCTGGACGGAAAATATGAGCTGCGTATCCCGGCAGATGCCAAAATCATTGTGTTTTCCATTGTAGGCATGCGCACCGAGGAAGTGACCATCGGGCAGAGCGACCTGATTGATGTGCTGATGGTGGAAGAAAGACTCGGACTGGAAGAAGTAATCGTTGTGGGTTATGGTACCCAAAGCCGGCGTTTGGTGACAGGCTCAGTGGATGTGGTTAAGGAAGACGACATCAAGTCGATACCCATACGCACCATCACCGGGGTGTTGCAAGGCAAAGCTTCAGGGGTGTATGTGCAGCAAAATTCCGGTACGCCAGGTGGAGCCATGACGGTGCGTATCCGGGGCAACAGCTCCATTCAGGCTGGCAACCAGCCCCTCTATGTGGTTGACGGTGTGCCCGTTACTGCCGGAAATTACGGGCAGGTGGGCTTTTCGGGTCAGGGCATCAATGCCATCACCGACCTTAACCCCAACGATATTGAATCCATCACCGTGCTCAAAGATGCCTCAGCAGCAGCTATTTACGGTGCCAGGGCTGCCAATGGGGTTATCCTGATCACTACCAAGAGGGGATCGCTCAACAAAACGGCCATCAATGTGAGCCTGAGCCAGGGGGTGCAGCAACTGGCCAAAAAACTCGAAATGATGAATGCCGAGCAGTGGAACGAATACAAGGGCTTGCAGCCCAATGGCGTGGATACCGACTGGCTCGATGAGGTATTCAGGATTGCTCCCATGTCGAACTACGAGATTTCGGCCAGTGGCGGTGACGAAAAGACCAAGTTCTTTCTTTCGGGTAACGTGTACAACCAAACCGGTATCCTGCTCGGCACCGATTACAGCCGTTTGAGCGGAAGGATGAACCTCGACCACAAAGTGAACCAGAAACTGACCATCGGCTCCAACCTCGGGCTTACCTATTCGCTCAACAACCGTGTGGAAGGCGACCAGTCGCTCAACGGTCCGCTCCCGAATGCCATTTCGCTCCTGGCCATCAACAGGGTGTATAACGACGATGGCACCTACAACGAAGACGGCGCGTTTGCCAATCCGGTGGCCATTGCCAAAGAAGCCATCAACGAAACCCACTCCTACCGAACCCTGGGCAATGTATTTGCCGACTATGCCATCACCAACAATCTGATATTCAGCACAAAGTGGAGCATCGACCTGCTTAACCTCCGCGAGCACAGCTACGATCCCATCACTACGCGCCAGGGCAAACGCTCCAACGGCATAGGCATCTTTGCCAGCAACAATGTGCTCAACACCGTGTCGAACAACACCTTAAAATATACTCAGACTTTTGCCGAACGACACAATCTCGACGCCCTATTGGGCTATAGCTTCGAAAAACTTACCGTGCGCTCGGCTTTCATTCGGGGCACCGATTTTCCGAACGAGAAGTTCCGCTATCTGGCTTCGGCGGCAACCATCACCAATGCCTCGGCCAGCGCCCGCGACCGCGGTCTGAATTCGTGGTTCGGACGCGTCAACTACAACTACCAGTATAAATACCTGGCCAGCTTTACGGCACGTTACGACGGGAGCTCAAAGTTCGGGGTCAACAACCGCTATGGCTTTTTCCCGGCAGCTTCACTTTCGTGGCGCATCACCCAGGAAGATTTCATGAAGCAATTTGCCAATATCAACGAGCTTAAGCTGCGCACCAGCTACGGACTCACCGGCAACGACGGCATCCCCGACTTTCGCAACCTGGCCCTGTTTGGTGGCGGGTACAACTACAACGGGCAACCAGGCATTGCCCCGGTACAGCTCGAAAATCCCAATCTGAAATGGGAAACCACCGCACAGTTCAACATCGGGTTCGACATCTCGGTGCTTGATGAACGCATCAACCTGAATGTGGACTATTATAACAACCAGACACGCGACCTGCTGCTTTCGCGACCGGTTTCGTTCACTTCAGGTTTTGGCTCCATCACCACCAATATCGGTCAGCTCGAAAACAAAGGCTTTGAGTTTGTGCTCGGAACCGATAACCTCAGGGGTGCATTTGAATGGAGCAGCTCGCTCAATATGACCTTCAACCGCAACAAGATCAAAAAGCTTTACAAAGGCACCCCGCTCGACAACCTCGGACGCGGCAGCAACCGTTTCGAGGAAGGCCAGCCCGCCGGCATCTTTTATGGCTATCGCTCCCTGGGCGTTGACCCTACTACAGGCGACATTGTGTTTGATGACGTGAACGGCGACGGACAAATCACGGCTGCCGACAGGGTAAAAATTGGCGACCCCAACCCCGATTTCATCGGCGGGTTTAACAACGACCTGCGTTGGAAAAACTTCGACCTCAACATCTTCTTCCAGTTCAGCTATGGCAACGACATCTTCAACGGCACCCGCATCTACATCGAATCCATGAAAGGCTCGGACAACCAGTCGACCGCAGTGCTCCGCCGCTGGAGAAAACCTGGCGACATTACCGACATACCGCGGGCTACCGAAGAAGACCCCAACAACAACAACCGCATCTCCTCCCGTTTCATCGAGGATGGGTCGTATCTGCGTCTCAAGAATCTGACTTTGGGCTACAATTTTACAAAAGACCAGCTCAAACGTCTAAAAATCAATAATATGCGTGTCTATGCATCTGCTTACAACCTGCTCACCTTTACACGATATTCGGGCATGGACCCTGAGGTGCATTACAGCGGTGACGACGATCTGCGCATGGGTACCGATTTCTTCACCTATCCCCAGGCGCGTCATTTCAACTTTGGTATCAATGTCGGATTCTAA
- a CDS encoding FecR domain-containing protein: protein MMEKNLPEAQPDSLSDTRLTDEEARLADLYSSVEYARRLSQASAAKVVRMRVARRMYVRRSLQLLSAAAALVLSFALWWWLDGQKPTPDAAPMRVQNPVPERTDKALLQLSDGRMIALDSTGLLQLSEAGLAHISGSSGKGLAYEASIADQDIALKTNKIIVPPGGRFQLRLSDGTEVWLNAASSLVYPVVFGKGPREVVLSGEAFFEVTSDASRPFVIQTGGSTIQVLGTSFNVSAYEDDDVLETTLVSGALQVSLPNGKSSTLAPGQQHRFNQKTLEQQINQVDTRFYTSWREGVIYFNRVSLKELGIKLERWYDVQIRFENEKTAGLIFSGAVENSRRLDFLLALIAEASGIRYEIDGKQVIIK, encoded by the coding sequence ATGATGGAAAAAAATCTACCCGAAGCACAGCCGGATAGTTTGTCCGATACCCGTTTGACAGATGAGGAAGCCCGCCTGGCGGATTTGTATTCATCTGTGGAATATGCGCGCAGGCTCAGCCAGGCTTCAGCTGCTAAAGTTGTACGCATGCGTGTTGCCCGTCGCATGTATGTGCGCCGATCACTTCAATTGCTGTCGGCTGCTGCTGCACTGGTGCTTTCGTTCGCGCTCTGGTGGTGGCTCGATGGGCAGAAGCCCACGCCTGATGCTGCTCCCATGCGGGTGCAAAACCCCGTGCCGGAGCGCACCGACAAAGCCTTGCTCCAGCTTTCTGACGGGCGCATGATTGCCCTCGACAGCACAGGATTGTTGCAGCTCAGCGAGGCCGGACTGGCCCACATCAGCGGCAGCAGCGGAAAAGGTCTTGCATACGAGGCATCCATAGCTGATCAGGATATTGCACTAAAAACCAACAAGATAATTGTGCCACCAGGTGGCCGCTTTCAGCTTCGCCTGAGCGATGGAACCGAGGTTTGGCTCAATGCAGCCTCCAGCCTGGTGTATCCGGTTGTGTTTGGCAAAGGACCAAGGGAAGTTGTGCTGTCGGGTGAGGCCTTTTTTGAGGTGACCTCCGACGCCTCCCGTCCGTTTGTGATTCAGACAGGCGGCAGTACCATTCAGGTGCTGGGCACCAGCTTCAATGTGTCGGCCTACGAGGATGACGATGTGCTCGAAACTACCCTGGTGAGCGGAGCGCTTCAGGTGAGCCTGCCCAACGGCAAAAGCAGCACACTCGCGCCCGGCCAACAGCACAGATTTAACCAAAAGACGCTCGAACAGCAGATCAATCAGGTCGACACCAGATTTTATACCTCCTGGCGCGAAGGAGTGATTTATTTCAACCGGGTGAGCCTGAAGGAACTGGGCATCAAGCTGGAGCGGTGGTACGATGTGCAGATTCGTTTTGAAAACGAAAAAACAGCCGGACTGATCTTCAGCGGAGCAGTTGAAAACAGCCGCCGGCTCGACTTTCTGCTTGCACTCATCGCTGAAGCTTCGGGCATCAGATACGAAATCGATGGGAAACAGGTAATCATCAAATAA
- a CDS encoding RNA polymerase sigma-70 factor produces the protein MRFEKALYAMGKEHNNKLDRPDFEWLFGQYYKPLCAAAFVYLRDRKDAEDVVQQLFVRLWERRSTLDAMQSAPAYLFTAVRNACLNHLRRLPYATMPLPADLEETARLAMDVMLDEEKQRVLMSALDILNERNRRAFELVYFENKTYRETAMAMDVSVNTVKWHLKTALSSLRNHPGIKDYFLKK, from the coding sequence TTGCGTTTTGAGAAGGCATTGTATGCAATGGGCAAGGAGCACAACAACAAGCTTGATCGTCCGGATTTTGAATGGCTGTTCGGACAGTACTACAAGCCTTTGTGTGCGGCTGCTTTTGTGTATCTGCGCGACCGTAAAGATGCCGAAGATGTTGTACAACAGCTTTTTGTGCGTTTGTGGGAGCGCCGCAGCACGCTGGATGCCATGCAGTCGGCACCGGCCTATTTGTTTACGGCAGTACGCAATGCCTGCCTGAATCACCTGCGCCGTTTACCATATGCCACCATGCCTTTGCCGGCCGATCTCGAGGAGACAGCCCGGCTGGCCATGGATGTGATGCTTGACGAAGAAAAACAACGCGTGCTCATGTCGGCGCTCGACATCCTGAATGAGCGCAATCGCCGGGCCTTTGAGCTGGTGTACTTTGAAAACAAAACCTATCGCGAAACGGCAATGGCAATGGATGTTTCGGTGAATACCGTAAAATGGCACCTGAAAACAGCCCTTTCGAGCCTGCGCAACCACCCGGGCATTAAGGATTATTTTTTGAAAAAATAA
- a CDS encoding choice-of-anchor J domain-containing protein: MKRTMLLLLGLLAMVSLHAQRDASAVSYKLTWDVASTANTAIYRAEHYGVFISTTGTNPADFTMLFEETLSTSIPNWQPQPRELDINTYGGQNVYVAFRHWNITDMDRVVIDNVKLKIVEAGQPDILLLNEDFQAGIDDPAGEEWLPEGWTKIDADNDGRNWFFGVRQGNAALRSESWATNPLTPDNWLITPQVYVGFVGNAEMSAPQVTIFPNPASNMLNISAQTEILQVVLTDLRGRQVYASPAAEAQLRIAVDHLPAGFYLLRLITNEGTVDKKIQIRR; encoded by the coding sequence ATGAAGCGAACAATGTTACTCCTGCTTGGCCTGCTGGCAATGGTTAGCCTCCATGCACAGCGCGATGCCTCCGCCGTAAGCTACAAGCTCACCTGGGATGTAGCTTCCACAGCCAACACAGCCATCTACCGTGCCGAACACTACGGAGTGTTCATCTCCACCACGGGCACCAATCCGGCTGACTTTACCATGCTGTTCGAAGAAACCCTCTCCACCAGCATACCCAACTGGCAACCCCAGCCGCGCGAGCTCGACATCAACACCTATGGCGGCCAGAATGTGTATGTGGCCTTCCGCCACTGGAATATCACCGACATGGACCGTGTGGTGATCGACAATGTGAAGCTAAAGATCGTGGAGGCTGGACAACCCGATATCCTGCTGCTCAACGAAGATTTTCAGGCTGGGATAGACGATCCGGCCGGTGAAGAATGGTTGCCTGAAGGTTGGACCAAGATCGACGCCGACAACGACGGCCGTAACTGGTTCTTTGGCGTGCGCCAGGGCAATGCGGCCCTGCGCAGCGAATCGTGGGCTACCAACCCGCTCACCCCCGACAACTGGCTCATCACCCCTCAGGTGTATGTGGGATTTGTGGGCAATGCCGAAATGTCGGCACCCCAGGTGACCATATTTCCCAATCCTGCAAGCAACATGCTGAATATCAGCGCTCAGACCGAAATCCTGCAAGTTGTGCTGACCGATCTGCGCGGACGTCAGGTGTATGCCTCGCCTGCAGCCGAGGCTCAGCTGCGCATTGCGGTTGACCACCTTCCTGCTGGTTTTTATCTGCTCAGGCTCATCACCAACGAAGGAACTGTGGATAAAAAGATTCAGATTCGTCGTTGA
- a CDS encoding cyanophycinase codes for MCIGSGARAFSQGALYIIGGGKRPLTMAAEMASMAALDRPGHYAVVLPMASSEPDTAFYYFKKDFVELGFDRVYKLNMPTAGHFTSARLDSIRKASLIFISGGDQNRFMELVLNTPVHQAILDAHRNGAVVGGTSAGAAVQSKMMITGRQLLHQNDESGYRTIEAGNIEIAEGLGLLEGAIIDQHFIRRQRMNRLIAAALENPGTLLVGIDESTALVVEGQKARVSGLSQIITLKYKDRKANLKDKLLGGHGLELNVYLPGEEFDLQ; via the coding sequence ATGTGTATTGGTTCCGGTGCAAGGGCTTTTTCGCAGGGAGCATTGTACATCATTGGCGGCGGCAAGCGCCCGCTCACCATGGCGGCCGAGATGGCCTCGATGGCCGCACTCGATCGGCCGGGACATTACGCCGTGGTGTTGCCCATGGCCAGCAGCGAACCTGATACCGCGTTCTATTACTTTAAAAAAGACTTTGTGGAACTGGGATTCGACAGGGTGTACAAATTAAACATGCCCACAGCCGGACACTTCACTTCGGCCAGGCTCGACTCGATCCGTAAGGCTTCGCTGATTTTTATCAGTGGTGGCGACCAAAACCGGTTTATGGAGCTGGTGCTGAACACCCCTGTGCACCAGGCTATTCTCGATGCACACCGCAATGGAGCTGTGGTGGGCGGCACAAGCGCCGGAGCTGCCGTGCAAAGCAAAATGATGATCACCGGCCGGCAACTGCTCCACCAGAACGATGAATCAGGCTACCGCACCATCGAAGCGGGTAATATTGAGATTGCGGAGGGCCTCGGTCTGCTTGAGGGCGCCATTATTGATCAACACTTTATCCGGCGTCAGCGGATGAACCGCCTGATTGCAGCCGCCCTCGAAAACCCCGGAACCCTGCTCGTTGGCATTGACGAATCGACCGCATTGGTGGTAGAAGGCCAAAAGGCAAGGGTAAGCGGCCTCTCTCAAATTATTACATTGAAATACAAAGACAGGAAAGCCAACCTCAAAGACAAACTCCTCGGAGGCCATGGCCTGGAACTGAATGTTTATCTGCCAGGTGAGGAGTTCGACCTTCAATAA